In one window of Lepidochelys kempii isolate rLepKem1 chromosome 27, rLepKem1.hap2, whole genome shotgun sequence DNA:
- the LOC140903740 gene encoding sperm acrosome membrane-associated protein 3-like, with the protein MAALVLLSIVACLLVGNMGKIFRRCELAQVLHQAGMDGFRGYSLADWLCMAFHESRFNTDTVDHEADGSTDNGIFQINSRQWCDDYKRSARNLCHMHCSDLLTSNINDDIVCAMQIVQQPRGMGAWLAWRKHCEGHDLSQWVEGCNVGSR; encoded by the exons ATGGCAGCGCTCGTGCTCCTGTCCATCGTGGCCTGCCTCCTTGTGGGGAACATGGGAAAGATCTTCCGGCGCTGCGAGCTGGCCCAGGTGCTGCACCAGGCAGGGATGGATGGGTTCCGAGGCTACAGCCTGGCTGATT GGCTGTGCATGGCGTTCCATGAAAGCCGGTTCAACACGGACACCGTGGATCATGAAGCTGATGGCAGCACTGACAACGGCATCTTCCAGATCAACAGCCGCCAGTGGTGTGATGACTATAAGCGCTCCGCCCGGAACCTCTGTCACATGCACTGCAGTG aTTTGCTGACCAGTAACATCAACGATGACATCGTGTGTGCCATGCAGATTGTGCAACAGCCAAGGGGAATGGGGGCCTG GCTGGCCTGGAGGAAACACTGTGAGGGCCATGACCTCTCACAGTGGGTGGAAGGATGCAATGTGGGAAGTAGATGA